One genomic window of Myxococcota bacterium includes the following:
- the gap gene encoding type I glyceraldehyde-3-phosphate dehydrogenase, whose protein sequence is MATRVGINGFGRIGRLVFRAARGRDLDIVGINDLTDAKTLAHLLKYDSIHGQYPGEVAAEDGAIVVDGKRIPVSAERDPAKLPWKELGASLVIESTGIFADREGASKHLTAGAERVIISAPAKDPDVTIVLGVNGDDYDASKHKIISNASCTTNCLGPVAKVLHDEYGIESGWMTTIHAYTNDQVTLDFPHKDLRRARAAAMSMIPTSTGAARAIGLVMPDLQGKLDGYAMRVPTSDVSVVDLSVKLKKSTDAEAINAAMKAAADGPMKGVLQYCDEPLVSIDFLGNPHSSILDAQSTKVMDGNFAKILSWYDNEWGYSNRVVDLATKIAS, encoded by the coding sequence ATGGCCACGCGGGTAGGTATCAACGGATTCGGACGCATCGGACGCCTGGTGTTCCGCGCAGCGCGAGGTCGCGACCTCGACATCGTCGGCATCAACGACCTGACCGACGCGAAGACCCTCGCCCACCTCCTGAAGTACGACTCGATCCACGGCCAGTACCCCGGCGAAGTGGCTGCCGAAGACGGCGCGATCGTGGTCGACGGCAAGCGCATTCCCGTGAGCGCCGAGCGTGACCCGGCGAAGCTCCCCTGGAAGGAGCTGGGCGCCAGTCTGGTGATCGAATCGACCGGTATCTTCGCCGACCGCGAAGGGGCTTCGAAGCACCTCACCGCCGGCGCCGAGCGGGTGATCATCTCGGCCCCGGCGAAAGACCCCGACGTGACGATCGTGCTCGGCGTGAACGGCGACGACTACGATGCGTCGAAGCACAAGATCATCTCGAACGCGTCCTGCACCACGAATTGCCTCGGACCGGTCGCCAAGGTCCTGCACGACGAGTACGGCATCGAGAGCGGCTGGATGACCACCATCCACGCCTACACGAACGACCAGGTCACGCTGGACTTCCCCCACAAGGACCTCCGGCGCGCGCGTGCGGCCGCGATGTCGATGATCCCCACCAGCACGGGCGCCGCTCGCGCGATCGGACTCGTAATGCCCGATCTCCAGGGGAAGCTCGACGGCTACGCGATGCGCGTTCCCACCAGTGACGTCTCGGTCGTCGACCTCTCGGTGAAGCTGAAGAAGTCGACCGACGCCGAGGCCATCAACGCCGCGATGAAGGCGGCGGCCGACGGTCCGATGAAGGGCGTCCTGCAGTACTGCGACGAGCCGCTCGTGTCGATCGACTTCCTGGGGAACCCCCACTCGTCGATCCTCGACGCGCAGAGCACGAAGGTGATGGACGGCAACTTCGCGAAGATCCTCTCGTGGTACGACAACGAGTGGGGCTATTCGAACCGGGTCGTCGACCTGGCGACGAAGATCGCGAGCTGA
- a CDS encoding phosphoglycerate kinase yields MTVLGLDQLMARGVRGKRVFVRSDLNVPLKDGVITDDTRVRASLPTLHRLLDGGARVVVSSHLGRPKGQAKPEFSLRPVAPRMAELLGRGVSFCEDTIGASAREAVDGLGDGQLLLLENLRFHPGEEKNDADFAKALAELADVYVNDAFGTAHRAHASTAGVTAYVESVAAGALLESELEHLRVVREPERPLMVVLGGAKVSDKLAVLEALAPHADILAIGGAMSYTFMAARGEAVGASLMEPDRIEDARAILRSAEETGRELLLPTDHVIAQDVAPGAATQTVTSIPEGWMGVDIGPETAARYAEAIGKARTFFWNGPMGVFEIPEFANGTAQVARAAAATDATSVIGGGDSLAAINQLKLGDQITHLSTGGGASLEYVQGLLLPGVAALDR; encoded by the coding sequence ATGACAGTTCTCGGTCTCGACCAGCTGATGGCGCGGGGCGTGCGCGGCAAGCGCGTGTTCGTGCGCTCCGACCTCAACGTCCCGCTCAAGGACGGCGTGATCACCGACGACACCCGCGTGCGGGCGTCGTTGCCGACGCTGCATCGCCTCCTCGACGGCGGTGCACGCGTGGTGGTGAGCTCGCACCTGGGTCGCCCGAAGGGCCAGGCGAAGCCCGAGTTCTCTCTCCGACCGGTCGCCCCGCGCATGGCCGAGCTGCTCGGGCGCGGCGTGTCGTTTTGCGAGGACACGATCGGCGCCTCCGCGCGTGAGGCGGTGGACGGCCTGGGCGACGGCCAGCTGTTGCTGCTCGAGAACCTGCGCTTCCACCCGGGGGAAGAGAAGAACGACGCCGACTTCGCCAAAGCGTTGGCCGAACTCGCCGATGTCTACGTGAACGACGCGTTCGGGACAGCACATCGTGCGCACGCCTCGACGGCGGGAGTCACCGCCTACGTCGAGTCCGTGGCCGCCGGCGCGCTCCTCGAGAGCGAGCTCGAGCACCTGCGCGTCGTCCGGGAGCCCGAGCGACCGCTGATGGTCGTCCTCGGCGGCGCCAAGGTGTCGGACAAGCTCGCCGTCCTCGAAGCCCTCGCCCCGCACGCCGACATCCTCGCGATCGGTGGCGCCATGTCGTACACGTTCATGGCGGCGCGGGGCGAAGCCGTCGGGGCTTCGCTGATGGAGCCGGATCGCATCGAGGACGCGCGCGCCATCCTGCGCTCGGCCGAGGAGACCGGTCGCGAGCTTCTGCTCCCCACCGATCACGTCATCGCCCAGGACGTCGCGCCGGGTGCCGCCACCCAGACCGTGACCTCCATCCCCGAAGGATGGATGGGCGTGGACATCGGCCCCGAGACCGCCGCGCGCTATGCCGAGGCGATCGGGAAGGCACGCACCTTCTTCTGGAACGGTCCGATGGGCGTCTTCGAAATCCCCGAGTTCGCGAACGGCACCGCCCAGGTGGCCCGCGCCGCGGCAGCGACCGACGCCACCTCGGTGATCGGTGGCGGTGACTCCCTGGCTGCGATCAACCAACTGAAGCTGGGCGACCAGATCACCCACCTTTCGACCGGCGGCGGCGCCTCGCTCGAGTACGTCCAGGGGCTGCTGCTTCCCGGCGTGGCTGCGCTCGACCGCTAG
- the tpiA gene encoding triose-phosphate isomerase has translation MRRPILAANWKMQKNRDEAASFAADFVPRVKDADVDVVVAPPFTALDRLGQALAGSNVALAAQNVNPEPKGAFTGEIAPSMLVDLGCRYTIVGHSERRTLYGETDAFVAEKAAALFAAGILPIVCCGESLEEREAGRTTDVVGSQLEGSLAQVPDDRAAELVVAYEPIWAIGTGKTATPEMAQEVHASIRAQLKTRFGDAGDAIRIQYGGSVKPENVDELMAQPDIDGALVGGASLDPEAFARIVHFEAR, from the coding sequence GTGCGCCGACCCATCCTCGCCGCCAACTGGAAGATGCAGAAGAACCGGGACGAGGCCGCCAGCTTCGCTGCGGACTTCGTGCCCCGAGTGAAGGACGCCGACGTGGATGTCGTCGTCGCCCCACCCTTCACCGCACTCGACCGCCTCGGGCAGGCGCTGGCGGGCTCGAACGTCGCGTTGGCCGCGCAGAACGTGAACCCGGAGCCGAAGGGCGCGTTCACCGGCGAGATCGCACCCAGCATGCTCGTCGACCTCGGCTGTCGCTACACCATCGTGGGCCACAGCGAGCGCCGCACGCTCTACGGCGAGACCGACGCGTTCGTCGCCGAGAAGGCAGCCGCGCTCTTCGCGGCCGGCATCCTCCCGATCGTGTGCTGCGGTGAGTCGCTGGAGGAGCGCGAAGCCGGTCGGACCACCGACGTCGTGGGCTCCCAGCTCGAGGGCAGCCTCGCGCAGGTGCCGGACGATCGCGCGGCCGAGCTCGTCGTTGCCTACGAGCCGATCTGGGCGATCGGCACCGGGAAGACCGCGACCCCGGAGATGGCCCAGGAGGTCCACGCCTCGATCCGCGCCCAGCTCAAGACCCGCTTCGGGGACGCGGGAGACGCGATCCGGATCCAGTACGGCGGCTCGGTCAAGCCCGAGAACGTCGATGAGCTGATGGCCCAGCCCGACATCGACGGCGCGCTGGTGGGCGGCGCCAGCCTCGACCCGGAAGCCTTCGCCCGCATCGTCCACTTCGAAGCGCGCTAA
- the secG gene encoding preprotein translocase subunit SecG: MDVVITVLHIIVCIFLVAVVLLQRGKGAQVGAVFGGGGGATMFGGRGAGNFLTKLTAAAATIFMITSLSLSYLGISGSDERLFEDGIEEEAAAAESEASFFEEVETPTEAPETAPAPVEGSDG; this comes from the coding sequence ATGGACGTCGTCATTACGGTTCTCCACATCATCGTCTGCATCTTCCTCGTCGCGGTGGTCCTGCTGCAGCGCGGCAAAGGAGCGCAGGTGGGCGCCGTCTTCGGTGGCGGCGGCGGAGCCACGATGTTCGGCGGCCGCGGGGCCGGCAACTTCCTGACGAAGCTCACCGCCGCGGCGGCGACCATCTTCATGATCACCAGCCTCTCTCTCTCCTACCTCGGCATCAGCGGCTCGGACGAGCGGCTCTTCGAGGATGGGATCGAGGAGGAGGCGGCAGCCGCGGAGAGCGAGGCGTCGTTCTTCGAGGAAGTCGAAACCCCGACCGAGGCGCCCGAAACGGCTCCGGCACCGGTCGAGGGCAGCGACGGCTGA
- a CDS encoding DsbA family protein produces the protein MSAPDPATQSPPIRLIAYSDYLCPWCFNASVRLHRLEVEEPDVEIEWRSYLLRPEPRGGRDPEKFRAYTRSWQRPASEEDSGSFRIWASDAPPPSHSVPAHQVAKAARLVGEEAFRRMHQRLLVAYFEQNQDISDARTLRALWDELQLAGDAFDRHADDDIVAAVHAEHQEAIGCGATGVPAVRLADYDVAVTGALPYEAYRRWVAKERGRRASRNA, from the coding sequence GTGAGCGCTCCCGACCCGGCTACGCAGAGTCCGCCGATTCGATTGATCGCATACTCCGACTACCTGTGTCCGTGGTGCTTCAACGCTTCGGTGCGATTGCATCGTCTCGAGGTCGAGGAGCCCGACGTCGAGATCGAGTGGCGGAGCTACCTGTTGCGCCCGGAGCCTCGTGGTGGTCGCGACCCCGAGAAGTTCCGCGCGTATACGCGATCTTGGCAGCGCCCCGCATCCGAGGAGGACAGCGGTTCCTTCCGGATCTGGGCCAGCGATGCGCCTCCGCCGTCCCACAGCGTGCCCGCCCATCAGGTGGCGAAGGCGGCGCGTCTGGTCGGCGAAGAGGCGTTTCGGCGCATGCACCAGCGCCTGCTCGTGGCCTACTTCGAACAGAACCAGGACATCTCCGACGCTCGGACGCTCCGCGCGCTCTGGGACGAGCTGCAACTCGCTGGCGACGCCTTCGATCGCCACGCCGATGATGACATCGTCGCGGCCGTGCACGCGGAGCATCAGGAGGCGATCGGTTGCGGTGCGACGGGTGTCCCCGCCGTGCGGCTGGCTGACTACGACGTCGCCGTGACGGGCGCGCTGCCCTACGAGGCCTACCGCCGCTGGGTGGCGAAGGAGCGCGGCCGGCGGGCGTCACGAAACGCCTAG
- a CDS encoding flavin reductase family protein codes for MSVEAEEFKQVLGRWATGVTIVTARHEERVHGMTVSAFTEVSLSPPLVLVCADREANTLPVIRDGGVFAVNILARDQEALSNKFASKKDEWTRFEGLTTDTAETGAPLLQGAVANLDCRVAALHEHGDHVVCVGEVAAVRYSDREPLLYHRGRYGSLAD; via the coding sequence ATGAGCGTCGAGGCGGAGGAGTTCAAGCAGGTCCTCGGTCGCTGGGCCACCGGGGTCACCATCGTGACGGCACGCCACGAAGAGCGCGTGCACGGCATGACCGTCTCCGCGTTCACCGAGGTGTCGCTATCGCCGCCGCTGGTGCTCGTCTGCGCGGATCGCGAGGCGAACACGTTGCCGGTGATTCGTGATGGTGGCGTGTTCGCCGTCAACATCCTGGCGCGAGACCAGGAAGCCCTCTCGAACAAGTTCGCCTCGAAGAAGGACGAGTGGACCCGGTTCGAGGGGCTGACTACCGACACCGCGGAGACCGGGGCGCCGCTCCTCCAGGGCGCCGTCGCGAACCTGGATTGCCGGGTCGCCGCGCTCCACGAGCACGGAGATCACGTGGTGTGTGTCGGCGAGGTCGCCGCCGTCCGCTACTCCGACCGGGAGCCACTCCTCTATCACCGCGGTCGCTACGGAAGTCTGGCCGACTAG